Proteins from one Mercurialis annua linkage group LG7, ddMerAnnu1.2, whole genome shotgun sequence genomic window:
- the LOC126656746 gene encoding uncharacterized protein LOC126656746, with product MRGRGSGRGSGRGSGRGRGQGDPTEPDAEAQQQAQAEGPVQPLQQREPGEPQAILDDQGRALVRPDRSRTLLLDSGPVSRAIRDIFRQCWFETGSAWRFLTADQREFYFQEFQKKFWWDTSAYSEELIRQVFMTHAATRYKDNIHKMKKLKAKHTSVNQEIWESWNAFWDTEKEKKKSEIARANRMSEPAGAGSGPVRHTGGSRSAIKLMDVMTKELGREPTATELYSRLHSTKADKRPVDKRAQDMTDAIAQRLAAATQSQTGEGSSASPGEVNETQLFLDIEGVNKKHRVYGLGSASSRYAGPSSRTQRGSSSRTSQQTEEDIDRRVQAGIQEGLREVEQRLAEKQRQELAEQLAAARREQQESMAQLIREEIARLMPTLPSEHRPQFPPPPPDGGDTTDL from the exons ATGAGGGGAAGAGGCTCAGGCAGAGGTTCTGGCCGGGGATCAGGCCGAGGACGTGGACAGGGAGACCCTACCGAGCCCGATGCAGAGGCGCAGCAGCAGGCGCAGGCTGAAGGACCTGTTCAGCCTCTTCAGCAGCGCGAGCCTGGCGAGCCACAAGCTATTCTGGACGACCAGGGTAGGGCGTTGGTTCGCCCGGACCGTAGCAG GACATTGTTGCTGGACTCTGGGCCTGTTTCTAGGGCTATACGAGACATTTTCAGACAATGCTGGTTCGAGACTGGATCAGCATGGCGGTTTCTGACAGCGGACCAGAGGGAGTTCTATTTTCAAGAATTTcag AAAAAGTTCTGGTGGGATACGTCGGCCTACAGCGAGGAGCTCATCAGACAGGTCTTCATGACCCACGCAGCCACTCGGTATAAAGACAATATCCATAAAATGAAGAAGTTGAAAGCTAAGCACACATCTGTGAACCAGGAAATCTGGGAGTCCTGGAATGCTTTCTGGGACACagagaaagagaagaaaaagtCAGAGATAGCCCGGGCAAACCGGATGAGCGAGCCGGCAGGCGCTGGTTCTGGACCTGTCCGCCATACCGGGGGATCTCGCTCCGCTATCAAGCTTATGGATGTGATG ACTAAGGAGCTCGGCCGGGAGCCGACTGCGACGGAGCTGTACAGTCGCCTTCACTCAACGAAGGCTGACAAGAGGCCGGTCGACAAGCGGGCCCAAGACATGACT GATGCCATCGCTCAGAGGCTCGCTGCCGCGACACAGTCGCAGACCGGAGAGGGTAGCTCTGCGAGTCCAGGGGAGGTGAACGAGACCCAGCTGTTTCTAGACATtgagggcgtcaacaagaagcaCCGGGTGTACGGCCTAGGTTCGGCGAGCAGCAGATATGCAGGCCCGAGCAGTAGGACACAGCGAGGCAGCTCTTCCAGGACGTCCCAGCAGACAGAAGAGGACATCGATCGCCGTGTTCAGGCCGGCATTCAAGAGGGTCTGCGTGAGGTTGAGCAGAGGCTAGCAGAGAAGCAGAGACAGGAGCTGGCGGAGCAGCTGGCAGCTGCGCGGCGTGAGCAGCAGGAGAGCATGGCCCAGCTTATCCGTGAGGAGATCGCGAGGTTGATGCCTACACTCCCTTCAGAGCATCGACCACAGTTCCCCCCTCCCCCGCCAGACGGCGGCGACACTACAGATTTGTAG